In Halobaculum rubrum, the following are encoded in one genomic region:
- a CDS encoding metal-dependent hydrolase family protein, which produces MHVLNGGTVVDADGAREADVAIADGEIVAVGDIGRGDSETDVSGQFVSPGLIDSHVHLMMDGRPDVATAQNESDFDHAYIAAANLRKAVEAGVTTVRDLGATGALALDAGRAVAEGRLVGPRVLACGENVVMTGGHGHWFGREADGPDEVRRAAREQLKRGADVIKCMATGGVLTEGAQTGAPELTAEELAALVDAASAKGVPTAAHAHGKEGLLNAVDAGITSIEHGTFMDREAAEAMAAEGTYWVPTAAALKNIVENPDAGIPESAMDKAVEASEAFASSFEHAEAAGVDIAMGTDAGTPFNHFDDIADELAYMVEFGMSPEAALEAATVTAAELCGLDDVGRVAESYRADLVVLDDNPAADADAWQDPAAVFAGGDRVA; this is translated from the coding sequence ATGCACGTACTCAACGGTGGGACCGTCGTCGACGCGGACGGCGCCCGCGAGGCGGACGTGGCGATCGCGGACGGCGAGATCGTCGCCGTCGGCGACATCGGCCGCGGCGACTCCGAGACGGACGTGAGCGGCCAGTTCGTCTCGCCGGGTCTGATCGACTCGCACGTTCACCTGATGATGGACGGGCGTCCGGACGTCGCGACCGCCCAGAACGAGAGCGACTTCGACCACGCGTACATCGCCGCTGCGAACCTCCGAAAGGCCGTAGAGGCGGGTGTCACCACCGTCCGCGACCTGGGCGCCACTGGGGCGCTGGCGCTCGACGCCGGCCGCGCGGTCGCCGAGGGGCGACTCGTCGGCCCGCGAGTGCTCGCGTGCGGGGAGAACGTCGTGATGACCGGCGGCCACGGCCACTGGTTCGGCCGCGAGGCCGACGGCCCCGACGAGGTCCGCAGGGCCGCCCGCGAACAGCTCAAACGCGGCGCGGACGTGATCAAGTGCATGGCGACCGGCGGCGTGCTCACGGAGGGCGCCCAGACCGGCGCGCCGGAGCTCACCGCCGAGGAACTGGCGGCGCTCGTCGACGCCGCGAGCGCCAAGGGCGTCCCGACGGCCGCACACGCCCACGGGAAGGAGGGACTGCTCAACGCCGTCGACGCCGGCATCACGAGCATCGAGCACGGCACGTTCATGGACCGGGAGGCGGCGGAGGCGATGGCCGCCGAGGGGACCTACTGGGTCCCGACCGCGGCCGCCCTGAAGAACATCGTCGAGAACCCCGACGCCGGGATCCCCGAATCGGCGATGGACAAGGCTGTCGAGGCCAGCGAGGCGTTCGCCTCCTCCTTCGAGCACGCCGAGGCCGCCGGCGTCGACATCGCGATGGGCACCGACGCCGGTACGCCGTTCAACCACTTCGACGACATCGCCGACGAGCTGGCGTACATGGTCGAGTTCGGCATGAGCCCCGAGGCTGCGCTGGAGGCCGCGACCGTCACCGCCGCGGAGCTGTGTGGACTCGACGACGTCGGTCGCGTCGCCGAAAGCTACCGGGCGGATCTGGTCGTCCTCGACGACAACCCCGCCGCGGACGCCGACGCGTGGCAGGACCCCGCCGCGGTGTTCGCCGGCGGCGACCGCGTCGCGTAA
- a CDS encoding amidase gives MDNDRTGEALAPLAAAFRTGDRDPTAYANTLCDRIETRDPEIRAWVDGAKSRAWLTDETDALRARHSRTESESDASDGTNRPPLFGVPVGVKDIFHVDGLATRARSELPPDALAGQESTAVRRLRAAGATVAGKTHTTEFAYFAPAPTRNPHDLDHTPGGSSSGSAAAVASGTTPLALGTQTVGSVIRPAAFCGVVGFKPTRGRVPTDGVIPLAASVDHVGTFTRDVAGAALAASVLLDGWDDWDGQGPTGKPTLGVPSGRYLDQVSDIGREAFEQALDALADAGYELVGVEAISDIDDVNDRHNTLVAAEAALAHGEWYDRYADRYADATRELIEDGRSAPVSALVRGRRGRDALRDSLASTVEDHGIDAWIAPAALGPAPEGIDDTGDPVMNLPWTHAGLPTIGLPAGDVDGLPVGVQVATGFGADERLVALADEIAGVVGDAV, from the coding sequence ATGGACAACGATCGAACCGGCGAGGCGCTCGCACCGCTCGCCGCCGCGTTCCGGACCGGCGATCGGGACCCGACGGCGTACGCGAACACGCTTTGCGATCGGATCGAAACCCGCGACCCGGAGATACGGGCGTGGGTCGACGGAGCGAAATCCCGCGCGTGGCTGACCGACGAAACGGACGCCCTTCGCGCGCGACATTCCCGAACCGAGTCGGAGAGCGACGCGAGCGACGGGACGAACCGGCCGCCGTTGTTCGGCGTTCCAGTCGGCGTGAAAGACATCTTCCACGTCGACGGGCTGGCGACGCGCGCGCGCTCCGAGCTTCCCCCGGACGCGCTCGCCGGACAGGAGTCGACCGCCGTCCGACGGCTCCGCGCGGCGGGAGCGACCGTCGCTGGGAAGACACACACGACGGAGTTCGCGTATTTCGCCCCCGCGCCGACGCGAAATCCACACGACCTCGACCACACGCCCGGAGGGTCGTCGAGCGGATCCGCGGCCGCGGTCGCGAGCGGAACGACTCCGCTCGCGCTCGGCACACAAACCGTCGGGTCGGTCATCCGACCCGCGGCGTTCTGCGGCGTCGTCGGGTTCAAACCCACCCGCGGTCGGGTTCCGACCGACGGAGTGATCCCGTTAGCGGCGTCGGTCGATCACGTCGGCACCTTCACGCGTGACGTCGCCGGCGCGGCCCTCGCGGCGTCCGTCCTTCTCGACGGCTGGGACGACTGGGACGGGCAGGGGCCAACCGGCAAGCCGACGCTCGGCGTTCCGAGCGGTCGGTATCTCGACCAAGTGTCCGATATAGGGCGTGAGGCGTTCGAACAAGCGCTGGACGCGCTTGCCGACGCGGGCTATGAACTCGTCGGTGTCGAGGCGATTTCCGATATCGACGACGTGAACGATCGACACAACACGCTCGTCGCCGCCGAAGCCGCGCTCGCACACGGGGAGTGGTACGACCGATACGCCGACCGCTACGCCGACGCGACCCGCGAGCTGATCGAGGACGGGCGGTCCGCGCCGGTGTCGGCGCTCGTCCGCGGTCGACGCGGGCGGGACGCGCTGCGCGACTCGCTCGCGTCGACGGTAGAGGACCACGGTATCGACGCGTGGATCGCGCCGGCCGCGCTCGGGCCCGCGCCCGAGGGGATCGACGACACCGGGGACCCGGTGATGAACCTCCCGTGGACGCACGCCGGGCTCCCGACGATCGGTCTCCCCGCCGGCGACGTGGACGGGCTCCCCGTCGGCGTGCAAGTCGCCACGGGATTCGGTGCGGACGAACGGCTGGTCGCGTTGGCGGACGAGATCGCCGGCGTCGTCGGAGACGCCGTCTAA
- the udk gene encoding uridine kinase: protein MTYPSFVVGIAGGTGAGKTTVTRLITERVADSVTRIPVDNYYRDLSHLDLEERAEVNYDHPDAFEWSLLRDHLETLLSGNSVEMPQYDFEIHNRKGETETVEPTDVIVVEGILALYDEDINDMLDLRLYVETDADVRILRRIERDVVERGRDLEGVIEQYLSTVKPMHEQFIEPTKKHADLIIPEGANRMAINLLEEKLQNEVEGEGTRTWEREDFEREIGGRTR, encoded by the coding sequence ATGACGTACCCCTCGTTCGTCGTCGGCATCGCCGGGGGGACCGGCGCTGGAAAGACGACGGTCACCCGGCTGATCACCGAACGCGTCGCCGACTCGGTGACGCGGATCCCGGTCGACAACTACTACCGGGACCTCTCGCATCTCGATCTCGAGGAACGCGCGGAGGTGAACTACGACCACCCGGACGCCTTCGAGTGGTCGCTCCTTCGCGACCATCTCGAGACGCTGCTGTCGGGCAACAGCGTCGAGATGCCGCAGTACGACTTCGAGATCCACAACCGAAAGGGGGAGACGGAGACCGTCGAGCCGACCGACGTGATCGTCGTCGAGGGGATCCTCGCGCTGTACGACGAGGATATCAACGACATGTTGGATCTCCGCCTGTACGTCGAGACCGACGCGGACGTGCGCATCCTCCGGCGCATCGAGCGCGACGTGGTCGAACGCGGCCGCGACCTGGAGGGCGTGATCGAGCAGTACCTCTCGACGGTGAAGCCGATGCACGAGCAGTTCATCGAACCCACGAAGAAGCACGCCGACCTGATCATCCCCGAGGGGGCCAACCGGATGGCGATCAATCTGCTCGAGGAGAAGCTCCAAAACGAGGTCGAGGGCGAGGGGACGCGCACGTGGGAGCGCGAGGACTTCGAGCGCGAGATCGGCGGACGAACGCGCTGA
- a CDS encoding DUF5785 family protein — MSAHDWPHDPDGEQGSEGRRKYGHAVLVKKVDEEDDFPLRAGDYREEFADHPVRLDADTVVSVDDVFQDIDDDTEFEDIVAFHKAVGETMRANDLWTYEGADAFTRTRG; from the coding sequence ATGAGTGCGCACGATTGGCCCCACGACCCCGACGGCGAACAGGGAAGCGAGGGGCGCCGAAAGTACGGGCACGCGGTGCTAGTGAAGAAGGTCGACGAGGAGGACGACTTCCCGCTGCGCGCGGGCGACTACCGCGAGGAGTTCGCCGACCATCCGGTGCGGCTCGACGCGGACACCGTCGTCTCCGTCGACGACGTCTTCCAAGATATCGACGACGACACGGAGTTCGAGGACATCGTCGCCTTCCACAAGGCCGTCGGCGAGACGATGCGCGCCAACGACCTCTGGACGTACGAGGGCGCCGACGCGTTCACCCGTACCCGCGGGTAG
- a CDS encoding MFS transporter, with translation MASEQSRSRVNRNDRSIVGLTMLAHGMVHTYELSIPIFIPIWLAEFDVVALGPVEVAVTSATLGLLVTVGYGLFGLGALPGGVLVDRVGSSRLITACLVGMAAAFVLLGAAPGLVAITLAMVVWGVSASVYHPAGLALLSKGVEERGTGFAYHGIAGNLGIGLGPLLTTLLLLVLDWQTVAVILAAPALLAALYAVRASFDETAAVETAADGGEDAGDSKADAGVESLTEFVAESRVLFSGGFALVFLVVMMSGLYYRGVLTFMPELLDGLPGFEPVVVGSLLPGGIADSLGGLVAREVSPANYVYSGLLMIGVVGQYVGGKLTDRIPVERGIALSFGLLGVLALLFLPVANLGFGPFLVFGAVLGMALFVVQPFYQATVAEYTPAGTRGLSYGYTYLGVFGVGALGGAVAGTVLTYANPPTLFGVLAGFGFVASATGVVLARR, from the coding sequence ATGGCGTCGGAGCAGTCTCGTTCGCGTGTGAACCGGAACGACAGATCGATCGTCGGGCTCACGATGCTGGCCCACGGGATGGTCCACACCTACGAGCTGTCCATCCCGATCTTCATCCCCATCTGGCTGGCGGAGTTCGACGTCGTGGCGCTGGGCCCGGTCGAGGTCGCGGTCACCTCCGCGACGCTCGGCCTGCTGGTGACGGTCGGATACGGCCTGTTCGGCCTGGGCGCGCTCCCGGGCGGCGTGCTCGTCGACCGCGTGGGATCGAGCCGTCTCATCACCGCCTGTCTCGTCGGGATGGCGGCCGCGTTCGTTTTGCTCGGGGCCGCGCCCGGACTCGTGGCGATAACCCTCGCGATGGTCGTGTGGGGCGTCTCCGCGTCGGTGTATCACCCCGCGGGGCTGGCGCTGCTCTCGAAGGGCGTCGAGGAGCGCGGCACCGGCTTCGCGTACCACGGCATCGCAGGCAACCTCGGGATCGGTCTCGGGCCGCTGCTCACGACGCTCCTGCTGTTGGTCCTCGACTGGCAGACGGTCGCCGTGATCCTCGCGGCGCCGGCGCTGTTGGCGGCGCTGTACGCGGTCCGCGCGAGCTTCGACGAGACCGCGGCCGTCGAGACCGCCGCCGACGGCGGCGAGGACGCGGGCGACTCGAAGGCCGACGCCGGCGTCGAGTCGCTCACGGAGTTCGTCGCCGAGTCGCGCGTGTTGTTCTCGGGGGGATTCGCGCTCGTGTTCCTCGTCGTGATGATGTCCGGGCTGTACTACCGCGGCGTGCTCACGTTCATGCCGGAACTGCTCGACGGCCTCCCCGGATTCGAGCCGGTGGTCGTCGGGTCGCTGTTGCCCGGCGGGATCGCCGACTCCCTCGGCGGGCTCGTGGCTCGGGAGGTGTCGCCCGCGAACTACGTCTACTCCGGGCTGCTCATGATCGGCGTCGTCGGCCAGTACGTCGGCGGGAAGCTCACCGACCGCATCCCCGTCGAGCGCGGCATCGCGCTCAGCTTCGGGCTGCTCGGCGTGCTGGCGCTGTTGTTCCTCCCGGTCGCGAACCTCGGGTTCGGTCCGTTCCTCGTGTTCGGGGCCGTGCTCGGGATGGCGCTGTTCGTGGTGCAGCCGTTCTATCAGGCGACCGTCGCCGAGTACACCCCCGCGGGCACCCGCGGGCTGTCGTACGGCTACACCTACCTCGGCGTCTTCGGCGTCGGCGCGCTCGGCGGCGCCGTCGCCGGCACCGTGTTGACCTACGCGAACCCGCCGACGCTGTTCGGCGTGCTCGCTGGCTTCGGGTTCGTCGCGTCCGCGACGGGCGTGGTGCTGGCCCGGAGGTAG
- the rqcH gene encoding ribosome rescue protein RqcH: MDPKTEMTSVDLAALAGELSRYEGAKVDKVYLYGDDLVRFKLRDYDRGRVELLVETGDVKRCHVADPANVPDAPGRPPEFAKTLRSRLAGGEIVDVAQYEFDRILTFDFERPDANTRVVAELFGEGNVAVLDETGEVQRSLETVRLKSRTVAPGSQYEYPQSRINPFDVRYEVLEARMEESDTDVVRTLATQLNMGGLYAEEFCTRAGVEKTLDIADAGEEQYRAIYDVIQRMGERLRSGGLDPRLYLEDDAVVDVTPFPLEEREGMEAEAYDDFNAALDEYFYRLDLTEDEEVDDAPDFEAEIAKKQRIIDQQEGAIDDFDERAAAEREKAEAVYANYDLVADVLSTIQSAREEGRGWAEIDETFLEGADRGIPEAEAVRGVDGSEGTVDVDLDGTVVTLDAGTGPEKNADRLYTEAKRIEEKKEGALAAIENTREELEAVKQRKEQWERDDGDDGDAADDGDGDEDVDEHADVDWLTRQSIPVRQQDYWYDRFRWFETSDGFLVIGGRNADQNEELVKNYMEGRDLFCHAQAHGGPVTLIKATDPSEAARDVTIPEQSRKEAAQFAVSYSSVWKDGRGAGDAYVVTPDQVSKTPESGEYIEKGGFVIRGERDYYRDMPAEVAVGVQVEPETRVIGGPPSAVEPRAETTIRVTPGRYAQNDAAMKCYRRLKERFADEGFVRKVASADLIQEFLPPGESDLLGE, encoded by the coding sequence ATGGACCCGAAAACCGAGATGACGAGCGTCGACCTCGCGGCCCTCGCCGGGGAGCTCTCCCGGTACGAGGGAGCGAAGGTGGACAAGGTCTACCTCTACGGCGACGATCTCGTCCGCTTCAAGCTCCGCGACTACGACCGCGGGCGGGTCGAGCTCCTCGTCGAGACGGGCGACGTGAAGCGGTGTCACGTCGCCGATCCCGCGAACGTCCCGGACGCGCCCGGCCGCCCGCCGGAGTTCGCCAAGACCCTCCGCTCGCGGCTGGCGGGCGGCGAGATCGTGGACGTGGCGCAGTACGAGTTCGACCGCATCCTCACGTTCGACTTCGAGCGGCCCGACGCGAACACGCGCGTCGTCGCCGAACTGTTCGGCGAGGGGAACGTCGCCGTCCTCGACGAGACCGGCGAGGTCCAGCGCAGTCTGGAGACGGTCCGGCTCAAGTCGCGGACCGTCGCGCCCGGCAGCCAGTACGAGTACCCGCAGTCGCGGATCAACCCCTTCGACGTGCGCTACGAGGTGCTCGAGGCCCGGATGGAGGAGTCCGACACCGACGTCGTCCGTACGCTCGCCACGCAGCTCAACATGGGCGGCCTCTACGCCGAGGAGTTCTGTACCCGCGCGGGCGTCGAGAAGACGCTCGATATCGCCGACGCCGGCGAGGAGCAGTACCGCGCGATCTACGACGTGATCCAGCGCATGGGCGAGCGCCTCCGCTCCGGGGGTCTCGACCCTCGCCTGTATCTGGAGGACGACGCCGTCGTCGACGTGACCCCGTTCCCGCTGGAGGAGCGGGAGGGCATGGAGGCGGAGGCGTACGACGACTTCAACGCGGCGCTGGACGAGTACTTCTACCGGCTCGATCTCACCGAGGACGAGGAGGTCGACGACGCCCCCGACTTCGAGGCGGAGATCGCCAAGAAGCAGCGCATCATCGACCAACAGGAGGGCGCGATCGACGACTTCGACGAGCGCGCGGCCGCCGAGCGCGAGAAGGCGGAGGCCGTGTACGCCAACTACGACCTCGTCGCGGACGTGCTCTCGACGATCCAGTCCGCCCGCGAGGAGGGGCGAGGCTGGGCGGAGATCGACGAGACGTTCCTCGAGGGCGCCGACCGCGGCATCCCCGAGGCGGAGGCCGTCCGCGGCGTCGACGGCTCGGAGGGGACCGTCGACGTCGACCTCGACGGCACGGTCGTCACCCTCGACGCCGGCACCGGGCCGGAGAAGAACGCCGACCGGCTGTACACGGAGGCCAAGCGGATCGAGGAGAAGAAGGAGGGCGCGCTCGCGGCGATCGAGAACACCCGCGAGGAGCTGGAGGCCGTGAAACAGCGCAAGGAACAGTGGGAGCGCGACGACGGCGACGACGGCGACGCCGCCGACGATGGCGACGGCGACGAAGACGTCGACGAGCACGCGGATGTCGACTGGCTCACCCGCCAGTCGATCCCCGTCAGACAGCAGGACTACTGGTACGACCGCTTCCGGTGGTTCGAGACCAGCGACGGGTTCCTCGTCATCGGCGGGCGCAACGCCGACCAGAACGAGGAACTCGTGAAGAACTACATGGAGGGCCGGGACCTGTTCTGTCACGCGCAGGCCCACGGCGGCCCGGTCACGCTGATCAAGGCGACCGACCCCTCGGAGGCCGCCCGCGACGTGACGATCCCCGAGCAGTCACGGAAGGAGGCCGCCCAGTTCGCCGTCTCGTACTCCTCGGTGTGGAAGGACGGCCGCGGCGCCGGCGACGCGTACGTCGTCACCCCGGACCAGGTGTCGAAGACGCCCGAGTCGGGCGAGTACATCGAGAAGGGAGGGTTCGTGATCCGCGGGGAGCGCGACTACTACCGCGACATGCCCGCGGAGGTCGCGGTGGGCGTACAGGTCGAACCCGAGACGCGGGTGATCGGCGGCCCGCCGAGCGCGGTCGAGCCGCGCGCGGAGACGACGATCCGGGTCACGCCCGGACGATACGCCCAGAACGACGCCGCGATGAAGTGCTACCGACGACTCAAGGAGCGGTTCGCGGACGAGGGCTTCGTCCGCAAGGTCGCCTCCGCCGACCTGATCCAGGAGTTCCTCCCCCCGGGCGAGAGCGACCTGCTCGGGGAGTAA
- a CDS encoding DUF4013 domain-containing protein, whose product MLEDALGYPLRTDDRVATLIVGGALIVASVFVLPAFVLQGYLVRVLRSAATGERAAPSFIDWGELFVDGLKLVVVQAAYSLVISVPTVGAVVLFVVGGATGSEAGVAAFGTVSLLLLLVATLLSILVAYVLPAAMTNFALAGELSAAFDVEAVREAALSGRYLVGVLFGVVLGGVISAVVSPVALILIGIPALFYGQVVAYYCFGRGFAEATDATAGEDTSEPTDVPDRSGLEQPRVGR is encoded by the coding sequence ATGTTGGAAGACGCGCTCGGGTACCCCCTGCGAACCGACGACCGCGTCGCCACGCTGATCGTCGGCGGCGCGCTGATCGTCGCGAGCGTGTTCGTGCTCCCGGCGTTCGTGCTGCAGGGCTATCTCGTTCGAGTGCTGCGTTCGGCGGCGACGGGCGAGCGGGCCGCCCCGTCGTTCATCGACTGGGGGGAGCTGTTCGTCGACGGGCTGAAGCTCGTCGTCGTGCAGGCGGCATACAGTCTCGTTATCTCGGTTCCGACCGTCGGGGCGGTCGTCCTCTTCGTCGTCGGCGGCGCGACCGGAAGCGAGGCGGGCGTCGCGGCGTTCGGGACGGTCAGCCTCCTCCTGCTCCTGGTCGCGACCCTGCTGTCGATCCTTGTCGCGTACGTGCTGCCGGCGGCGATGACCAACTTCGCGCTCGCGGGCGAGCTGAGCGCGGCGTTCGATGTCGAGGCGGTTCGCGAGGCTGCGCTTTCGGGACGGTACCTCGTCGGCGTCCTCTTCGGCGTCGTGCTCGGGGGCGTCATCAGTGCCGTCGTGAGTCCGGTCGCGTTGATCCTGATCGGGATCCCGGCGCTGTTCTACGGCCAGGTCGTCGCTTACTACTGCTTCGGCCGCGGATTCGCCGAGGCGACCGACGCGACGGCCGGCGAGGACACGAGCGAACCGACCGACGTGCCCGACAGGTCCGGACTGGAGCAGCCCCGAGTGGGCCGATGA
- a CDS encoding ABC transporter substrate-binding protein translates to MARNIDRRDVLKGAGTAGVVGLAGCITQNDSGGDGGNGGGDGGETDAGGETTEASDDSGSARTIQHSVLMPLTGDLASLGGPIRDGGTLPVKQLEAAGDVPAEFDQTVEDTQTDPQAGIQAANGLANAGYPTVCGPASSGVNLQVSQQVFIPNGMVGVSPSSTSPAVTDLDDDGLIFRTAPSDALQGQVMADVAANNLGDSSASIMYVNNDYGQKLAEVFASSFTEEHSGSVQESIAFEKEQSSYSSPLSSAMNDSPSLLVVIGYPASGIQIFRDFYAEYGNDTDIMVTDGLRDSTLPDEVGYDMSNVYGTAPLATGPGQEAFTSLYEEEYDRAPGAFNAQAYDASAVCLLANAVTGENDGQAIKENMTAVANPNDGMEVTPENLAEGMRAALNGEQVYYSGASSSVDFDENGDMTAVSYEYFTFNTDVEGNIEQLDTIDFKA, encoded by the coding sequence ATGGCACGCAATATCGATCGCCGTGACGTCCTGAAGGGCGCCGGAACGGCAGGCGTCGTCGGACTCGCGGGATGTATCACCCAGAACGATTCGGGCGGCGACGGTGGCAACGGCGGCGGTGACGGCGGGGAGACCGACGCCGGCGGGGAGACCACCGAGGCGTCCGACGACTCCGGGTCGGCGCGGACGATCCAGCACTCCGTGCTGATGCCGCTCACCGGCGATCTGGCGTCGCTCGGCGGGCCGATCCGCGACGGCGGCACGCTTCCGGTCAAGCAGTTGGAGGCCGCGGGCGACGTCCCCGCGGAGTTCGACCAGACGGTCGAGGACACACAGACCGACCCGCAGGCGGGGATTCAGGCGGCGAACGGCCTCGCGAACGCCGGCTACCCGACCGTGTGCGGACCGGCCTCCTCGGGCGTGAACCTGCAGGTCTCCCAACAGGTGTTCATCCCCAACGGGATGGTCGGCGTCTCCCCCTCGTCGACGTCGCCGGCGGTCACCGACCTCGACGACGACGGACTGATCTTCCGGACGGCCCCCTCGGACGCGCTGCAGGGGCAGGTGATGGCCGACGTCGCCGCGAACAACCTCGGCGACTCGTCGGCGTCGATCATGTACGTCAACAACGACTACGGGCAGAAGCTGGCGGAGGTGTTCGCGAGCTCCTTCACCGAGGAGCACTCCGGGAGCGTCCAGGAGTCCATCGCCTTCGAGAAGGAGCAGTCCAGCTACTCCTCGCCGCTGTCCTCGGCGATGAACGACTCGCCGAGCCTGCTGGTCGTGATCGGCTACCCTGCCTCGGGGATCCAGATCTTCCGCGACTTCTACGCGGAGTACGGCAACGACACCGACATCATGGTGACCGACGGGCTGCGCGACTCAACGCTCCCGGACGAGGTCGGCTACGACATGTCCAACGTCTACGGCACCGCGCCGCTGGCGACCGGTCCGGGCCAGGAGGCGTTCACCTCGCTGTACGAGGAGGAGTACGACCGCGCTCCGGGCGCGTTCAACGCGCAGGCGTACGACGCCTCCGCGGTCTGTCTGCTCGCCAACGCCGTCACCGGCGAGAACGACGGCCAGGCGATCAAAGAGAACATGACCGCGGTCGCCAACCCGAACGACGGGATGGAGGTCACCCCGGAGAACCTCGCGGAGGGGATGCGGGCCGCACTCAACGGCGAACAGGTGTACTACTCCGGCGCGTCCTCGTCGGTCGACTTCGACGAGAACGGCGACATGACCGCCGTCAGCTACGAGTACTTCACGTTCAACACCGACGTGGAGGGGAACATCGAGCAGCTCGACACGATCGACTTCAAGGCGTAA
- a CDS encoding DUF7563 family protein, translated as MPECANCGGFVTERYVRVFAPGERETVRVCPNCEDKLRDGADVREARSKRT; from the coding sequence ATGCCGGAGTGTGCAAACTGTGGCGGATTCGTAACCGAGAGGTACGTTCGGGTGTTCGCGCCCGGCGAACGGGAGACCGTGCGCGTGTGTCCGAACTGCGAGGACAAGCTTCGAGACGGGGCTGACGTACGCGAGGCCCGGTCGAAGCGGACCTGA
- a CDS encoding DUF4013 domain-containing protein — MLREALRYPLGAADDRGATAEALATGGGLHLLAALVAPLWPLSLLTPVATVLVVGYLVRVFGAAGEAEDPATLPSFRRPVGLLRDGLVASALSVVVLLVPVVVLLVTVAGATSGGAAGGPIDPTTPLGYGVTLVGGTVSLLLAVGVAYPLPAILAGYARADPDSAVRARVAEGVSVGSLRRTATSGRYFYAWTVGAILLAFGAALAGAGSRPVKLVGFFGLFYLEVAGVAAWSRGIGENR, encoded by the coding sequence GTGCTCCGGGAGGCGCTCCGGTACCCGCTCGGGGCCGCGGACGACCGCGGCGCGACCGCGGAGGCGCTCGCGACCGGCGGCGGACTCCACCTGCTCGCCGCGCTCGTCGCTCCGCTGTGGCCGCTATCGCTGCTCACACCGGTCGCGACGGTGCTCGTCGTCGGCTACCTGGTCCGGGTGTTCGGCGCGGCCGGCGAGGCGGAGGACCCCGCAACGCTTCCCTCGTTTCGCCGACCGGTCGGCCTGCTTCGCGACGGACTCGTCGCGAGCGCGCTCTCTGTCGTCGTCCTGCTGGTCCCGGTCGTCGTCCTGCTCGTCACCGTCGCCGGTGCGACGTCGGGCGGGGCCGCCGGCGGCCCGATCGACCCGACGACGCCGCTTGGATACGGGGTGACGCTCGTCGGCGGGACGGTGAGCCTGCTGCTGGCGGTCGGGGTCGCGTACCCGCTGCCGGCGATCCTCGCCGGATACGCGCGCGCGGACCCCGATTCCGCCGTTCGCGCGCGGGTCGCCGAGGGGGTCTCGGTCGGGTCCCTGCGCCGGACGGCCACGTCCGGGCGGTACTTCTACGCGTGGACCGTCGGCGCGATTCTGCTCGCGTTCGGGGCGGCGCTTGCCGGTGCCGGCTCCCGCCCCGTCAAACTCGTCGGCTTCTTCGGGCTGTTCTACCTGGAGGTCGCCGGGGTCGCGGCGTGGAGCCGGGGGATCGGTGAAAACCGTTAA